The window ATACCATATAGTCATCTGAGGTGAGGTACTCGTCAGAGATGTATGGGCTCGACAAGGTGTAGGTTACCAGAAACAAGAGACCCAGGCTCAGGCGCTTGAGAGCAGGCacaaaactgagaaagaaaaataccaaggTCAAGGAAATGCCTTGGAAAGAGACCATCAAACTCatagttttaaaaacaagaggtggagaggaggaggtgggggaAACAGCGACAGGGAGTCACGACAttccactgcagcagctgcctccatTTGGAAGCTGGGATGCAAACATCACCAGGTTGGAACTGAGTCTGTACTAAAGATGTCAAATGGTTGTTGATGTTCATGCCCTGGAACAATGCTGGGACGTTAAGCAGAGTTACGAGAGACTTTTGAAAGACTGCCTTGTCTCATAGATCACTCCTGGCCACAGTAGTTCTGTGTCCAGGTAAGAAGGCAGTCTGCTGCAGGGAATGTGGAGGAGTCGGCATTCTAGGATCATAGGAAAGGGAGAAGCCAAGCAGCTTTGTATTACCTATTGGGTCTCTGGCCTGGAACGTCAGTCATCTCACCCCTTGCCAGTTTCTGATAGTCTGTCATGGAGAACTGAGGCCCAACCATGAAGGCACCATAGAAATAGGAGAATCCTGAGACCTCCAGCAAGGTAGGAACCCCCCGAACAGCAAATCGCCGCTGCTCAGGGGTCAGGAACTCCTGCACCAAAGGGAGTGGCATTAACATCATCCCAGGGGTTTCATCCAGCTCTGGATATTATGTCCTCACCCTGCCTCCTTACTggttttcagtttcttttttgtttcagttcttGCTCCCCATGGACATGGAACTTTACACTTTGTACTTCATGTCCattcctctccccagcccctctctaTGCCCACTCCCTCCAAACAGCAACAAGATCCAATGGTTGAAACCAGTTGCACAGGTCTCTATTCCCAAATAAGCTCCCAGCATGGAAGGGATCCGCTGACatgcatccctggcagcagagtaGGCACAGTAGGAGCACTGCAGTATCTGACCTATTCCAGTCCCTGGCTGCAATTCCATGTACTCTCCCAAGATCTTATTGTGCTACAAATCCTACTTCTTGATggcaaaattgtttttaaatacttgAAGCTTCAGCTCAGGAAGTTTCATCTTGACCTCATTTTCCTGCAGTCAGCGGTGATTCCATGGATGCTACAGACTTGGTCAGGCCTCAAACAGGAGATGGGGAATGCAGGTACTTGGAGCAGGATTTGAGGGACTGTAGCATGTGTAGTGCCCTCTCCCACATACTGTGCTGTGCaattctctgtttctctgagcTTAAAAACGGGGTCCTAACAAATGGTAAAGGGCAACCGTTGACAAGCACATGGTAAAGACTAAtcaaaggaaaggaagatgGGAACTGAGATCCGGTACTGATTGTCTGCAAGTTAAAGCTATGCTACCCACAAGACACAAAGCATCAGGGATTGGGAATCTAAAGCAATAGATTTGGGGGAAGGAGATGGTGGGAAATTTGGAAGGGTACAGAGTAATATTCTGACATAACTGGAACAACTTCTGTCCATCTCTAATCACTACTGTCTCTGTTCCAGTCTAGAATTCAGTGCCCTCAAACACTCCCAGGGGCTCCCCTCTCAGCTGTGGCTTTTACCTAACACTGCAGCTTGCTAACTCAcatcctttgaacttgattTTCTGATCTCTAGCTCACTGGGACAGCATGGAATGATGGAGAAATGGTGTCTAACTCACCGGATCTTTTCCTCCATCATAGTAATCAATGGCCAGACCTAGAGGTGAGAAACAGTGAAAACTTGaagccctgggatgggcacaggttGCAGAGTgtaagaaagagaagagaggtGTCACTCACCAATCAACTTAAGTGTCAAAACACAATGTGGCATTGTCCACTTGATGTCATAATGCTCTGTGGCTGTGAAGTAATATCCAGCCATAAGGTATGTCTGAAAGAAACCATTGTTTGGGTTATTCAAACTAATTCCTCCAGCTGGTTTTGATCTGCCTCCACTTTTCCACCCACAGTTGCTACTGAAGTGCTAAACTGAGCAGAGGCCTCCCTTCTACAAACCCAGGGACTAAAAAAGGAGGGTTTACCATCTGAAAGAGAAAGGTGGTGATGACGGCAGTGATTGTGCGACCCATTAGTCTCAGGATCAGGAACTGGATTAGGACACATATCAGGGAGTGAAAAAACTGCGTCCCTGtgggcaggaaaaagaaagagagagatgagaaataGAAATTAGATCTATAGGTGCTCCCTCCCAAATTGCAGCATGCCCTGGGCCAGGCAGCTCTCTCTTCCCAACCTCAGCTTACCAAAATTGAAGTAAGCAATTGAGAGTCCTGTGAACACGTTGTAGAGGTGAACGAGGTAGGTCTCCTTCTGGAAGAGGAAGTAGCGCTGGAACAAGGCAAAAGGATatcctgagagaaaaaaataaaaggaagagtTGTAAATAAGCTTAGACAAGTATTTGTCATGAACCAAACTACAGTTTTTCTGAACATGTACTTTGCATCACACATTATCAACACAGGGCATAGTGTTAATTCCTGATACTGCATTTGCATCTTGGGAGACAGACTCCAGATGAATTACTCTGtacagaagaaaatactttaatgGGAACATAATTATAGCAAAACTGACATTGAAGTGCAAAAAATTACAGGATTACATTTTCTGGCCTCATTCAATATATGAGATGGATAATGCTTAAATACATGAATCACACTTTAGCCTGTGATTCATTTCCAAATTATGTGACAAACACAATGAACATGGCAAGAagctagattaaaaaaaaaaaaaaaaaaagggaggaggaagagaaaaactttATGGTTAATACCATTACAATGTCCAAAAAACCTCAGTCCTACTCCCACCTCAATGAGTTCTTTCAGCTTTAATTTCAGATCTCCTCAGGTGACCTCCAGTAAGATACTCTCGGTTTTCTAACTCTGCAACTTTGGATTTGCATCTGATTTGTGAACTACTGGGTACACAAAGCTGTAACTAAAATCACTGGTACTACTCATGTggtatttttggaaaaaaaaaatcagtcagaaGCATTTCATATGGAGCAGCTAAGAAAAgtggaagggtttttttccttgcattttctgTGAGGTAACTCCTAGTCTAAGTTAGGAATGCCTCCAGATTATTCATCTGTGGCTCGAGTGAGAAGTAAATATTTGTGAAGCACTCTGGTAGTACAGTGAGAAGCGTCACACAGAACACCACAATTCAATTAAATTCTGTTGTCTAGGTGAGTTTCATGAAGCATGCAATAAGCACTGCCACATAGCAGACAGTAAATATAATAAGTCTTAATGCACAGTGGCACAGGAAGTGTTGCAATTCCCTTTTCTAAAGGCATGTGCAGAAGGCACTGAACTGGGATACAAGAAGCCACTTTAATTCTGGCATCTTGTAACTTTATTGCTCTGCTTTGCAGGCGTGTCCTCTTATGCTGctaagaaaaaggggaaattcaTCACGTCCCACAATACTGGCATCCACACTACTCATCATCCTGGCTGAGATCAGGAGCAGTGGATGGAGCTCTGCTACCTGCACTAATGGAGCAGCAGTAGCAGGAGGTGGTCATGTTTTATAGGGAGCAGTAATAAAAGGTGATGAAATGCACATTCTGCCGAGAAGTGTATGATGGATGGAAGGCTTCCAACAAGCAAGGCCAAGTCTAGTCACTACCGTGAGAGGAAATGAGAAACTCTGTCATGTTATTTAAGTACATGTCTGGCAGTGCTCACAGGCTGGAGCCATTTTAAGGCCCTCTCCAACCCCACAAATCCCTTGGGAGGGAGCCCTGCAGTTGGGGACTTTGGGGCTCTTTTCTAGATCCTTTTGTGCTCATGTTCTGCTGCATCCAGGTGTGTACCTGCCGCCTCCTGAAAccgagctgctgctccccattTCCTCAGCCTCCTGCCACCCCTCTTTTGGTTTTCCCTGCCTCCTTGTTGCtattccttcctccttttgtGTCCCATGCCGGTTTCCACACCACAGGCTGCTTTCTGGCCAGCCCCACATACCACGgctctctgctcccagagcctggcaaCCTCCCTCCTGCACATCCAGCCTGCTCTCccttccaaagcagcagctccaaactCCCCTACAAAATGCCTTACCCTGACCATGCCTCTCCCTTCCCGCTCTTCCATGCTTTTTACACAGCCCACTTCTGTCCCGTTCCACCCCCACTGCTGGCCTGAACACTAGCTGAGGGGGAAAGAGGGAATTGGCAAAGAGAGTTCATCACACGGGCTCTCTGGGGATACAGGAGTAACTCAAAGAATTAGAGCAATTCACatgattaaggaaaaaaaaaagaaaaaaagtagtaTTTTCTACTGGCCTTTTACTCAGAAACATACAAATGGGGATTCTTTGTTCATGAGCCAATCTTCCtgctgaagtttaaaaaaacatagGAAGAATTGGCTTTGAGAAATAGAAAGTGGTAAAAAATATGAAGTTTTATTAGATCAAAAGTTTAAAAGCTGAGGTTTAGTGTGGAAAAATGTTTCCCCCTTCTGAgcaaaggggagaaaaaatcagaaatacagGCAAAGCACAATTGACTGCTGTTCATCAATATGCATGGTTTAAAACCTTCCTTTTAAAGAGTCTCCCACTCTCTTAAAAACCACTAATATTTTGCAAACCAGTCAATTTctaccatttttttccctctagcCATTTCTATAGACATAATTAAAGTATGACTGAATACTATAATGTAACTAGTGTTCCTACTCTTTCTGAGACCTGTCTCATTTGTCAGCTGTGCTCCTTTTTAGCTCTAACCAGGAGATCATGTCATGGTTTGGGTAATGCTgctctgaaggaaaaagaatgatGAACCCTTGCAAATAGAGAGTTACTAATAATACACACTGCATCCATGGTTTTAGAAACTATAAACTTTAACCCTGGTCTTGCACTACGTGGCTGCTGTTCCAGTCCAAAGTCACAACATCAGCCTAAATTCTTCTGATATGTAGAGTAACTTGTCAGCACTCTGGACTGCAGTTTACCTACAGTTTTGTTGCATGGGATAATTTTCTCAGTTTTACAACTGGGCCAGTTGCATGCTGCTGATACAAACTTTAACCTCCAAACAGCAGTGGGTAGCAATGGTCATCCTGATGTAGCCCGTGCCCTTCTGAACACTGATAAACTATCTGTTAAACAACAAACAATTCCTGCTGATAACAACACCAGTACTCCTGCCCTACTACCATGTCCCTGAAGCAGCCTGAATTAGCAGAGCAGCTTTTGGAGCTGTGGTTGCCTTCTGGCAAGCTGGATGGCACCTTTGGatatgccagcagcaggaaacgCTGCGCTGCTTTGCTTCTGCCATTCagagcaacaggacaagagtccctgctccctgctgccaggaggctctgcccagcagctcccactctgCCAAACTCCCCTTTCACGGCTCCCTAAGCAGAGTGGATGAAGCAGAGTGGGAAAGTGGCTGTAAAACTCCTGGAGAAAACAGCAGGGAACCTCTGATCCAAACTCATTCTTCCCTATGCACCACAGAGCTGAAAAACAGCCTGCACACAGCGCTGGGTTTTCCCTCTAGACACACACTTTCTATAGAATGGAATTAGCAACtgagattatttttattgttttacttGACAGGAAGAAGAGGATGATCTCTGGTTAAGAGAACCATGGAGACAGAAGGAAAGGACAAGCTCAGCTTCTTGGCCATGGCCATTTGGGAGAGCAATGGGCCACTGCACAAAGCCCAGCTTGTCCACAAATGCAAGAATCTAATTGAGCAAAAGAAGTTAAATCATCAAGAAGGTGGATTAGGCAGGAGAAAAGTTCCACTAATCTCAAGCAAAAATAGTACTGTCAAGTTTGCCATCTTCTGGACTGGGTGATTAAGATGCTTCTCTTTTTCCAGAGATAAAGCTGCAAATAAGAACAGCAGAAAGATTCTTTTCATCTCTGCTCCCTTTATTTCCCCTTTGATATGCTCTATCTCATCTTCAAgctttcctcttctcccttttttgcTGAACATTTAACTCCTCCTTTGTTAACATCCAACAAGGCAATTGTCTCCATTTTTTTATAAGAATGCTAAAACTAAAAGGAATGggacaacagggaaaaaaagtgttgaAATATCAGCCTTACCTAATATTTTAACTCCAAAGCTATTCCTTTCTGTTTCTAACACTGCAGAAGTGCCACACCTTGTTAAACACTAGGTGCATAAACATGAGTATTTTAATTCAGCTCAGGAGTTTACCTTGAAAGTCCACTTCTGGTGCTTTAGTTTGCATAACAAAACATGTCTCAAAGCATGTGAACAGGGCTCTCTTCACACGAACTGAACTGAAAACACACTGTGACAGGGCTGGTTTTATGGGAGGACATTGCTGCCTCTTAAAACTTTTCCCATCCTTTACCCATCAGAATCAGTTGCTCACAGGGCCTTGCAGAAAGGTTCCTGCTTGGCTGAGCAGCTGGGAATTTGATTTGGGATACGTCAGCAGCTTTGGGTGGCCACAAGAATTTCACTGAGCCTAAAAACCTTCAGGATGCAGGGAGCACGAAGCAGAGTATGTAAAAAAAATGATGAGAGGTAGAAGAGGGGGAGAGAAGACAACTTGCAAGTGAAGCAGCAGGTTTCTGGCACCCATTGGGTAAGAATGTGTTACTTTCTGCAGGTCCCTGCTATGTCCATGGAATGAAAGAACACTTTCTCAGTGCTTTTCCTGGCAGGTCTGGGCAAACCAGCAGGGTCATTTCTGGCTCAGGGCTGTAAACAGCATGTTGGCTTCCCTCCATATTATGCAGGTAGCTCACAAGGCACTGTGTAATATTATGTTAAGATAAATAGCTTTAATTCTTTGGGATTGTACAGCCATGCAAGAAACATGAGCAACATAAAGTATTAAATACGCAGTGCCATAAGGCCTCCTGCACCTGGCTTTTGCtttgagcagtgccagcaggagagaAATGTGTCCCCTCTCAtgtgagggcaggagcagcagcacagaaacccTGTTATCTCCTTCACaccactggagcagctccagtgggAACACTGGGACCTACTGAAGAGTGCAAGCTGGAGTTCATCTCTCAAAGACATTCTCGCACGACTGACAGATATAAGTGTACTGATATATCACTATTTTTATTGTGGCAGGGTCCAGAATTGTGCTTCAGGTATTCCTGCTGCTGGTACTGCTGCCAAATTGCAAATTACTTTCTTCAAAGGTTGTCTATGCAAATTTTTACGTGGGGAAGTCTGCAGTAAGTTCTTCATCTTGTACAATCCAGGTAAGGGACTCTATTCTAGCTGTAGTCTCTACTTCAAAATTGCAACATGCATAAACCTGTCTCTGATTTAAATACAAAACTGTGACTAAAATCCCCATAATTTGCTCAGCAATGTGCTGTTACTTGTTCACTGAAACAACGTGGTGCTCTTTAGGACTACTCTAGTTTTAGTTCTTGaatgttttttctccttctcttgtTCTCtcctgtatttaattttttttcagtcatgtCAGAATGCCAACAGCTTTAAATGACCTCTTTTGGTTATTTCAGATCATTACTAAGCAAACACTTATCCTGAATCAAGAGACTAAATTCAGACTATTTTTTCAACAATAATTCAGCTTTCTTCAGAAATCAATGTAAGAAGTTGAAAAGTCCTTTGtgattcttcctctttttcagaAGACTATTTTTACCCGTTTGTGGTGATCCTCTGAAAGTGAAACCCTAGAAACTGTTGTCACAGTAAAACTGCACAGTGTAGATGGGAAACTGCATCACAGAGGAAGAAATAGGCAACGACTTTTTAGTCCATCTTTGGAACTATGCTTCACCCTCATGGCCTTGTCCTGAAATAATTCAGCAGTATTAACTGCAGCCaacaaaaatagttttcttcCTGAATCTTTGTAAACACCTGAAATGGAGGAAGCGAAGGAAAAGCCATACTTAACGTCCTAATGCCACTTCCAGCTTCTAGAAATGCCTTTCATTTATACCCCATGCCATCCTCTGAAGTGGTCATCAGCACTAGCTGCATTACCAGTGAGATTAAAAGGATTGTAAACTAAGCTGCAATTAAATGAACATTTCTTTGTGCGGGGCTAAGGAACTCCTCTCACTCTCCTCTCATGTTGCTCTGGAGTGGTGTTTGGCCCTTCCTTTTAAAGTCATGGTACAGGTATAATGCTTTCCCACCCAGTGCTCACCCATCCATTaaacaggagagctggagtCAGTCCCCTCTGCCTGAGTGGTTCAACCTACATGACCTGCAGGAGTGCCAAACTGCAGGCAAGGCTGTTTTGCATGCCCTGAAGCCCTCTGTCTGAAGTTATGCCTGCCACTGCATCTAATTAAAAGATACTGAGCTAGGGAGGAAGGACAGGGGAAAGTGCAGCTCAAGCCTCCTGCTTTGGTTTATCCATTTGAGGCATGCAGGGCAGAGATGTGAGCGGTCCTCTGGACCCTGCTTCCCAGAATTTTAATACAAATTCTAAAGATCCACTGAGGCTATGTAAAACAGATAGTGGTCTACCTTGGGAAGAGACACTGTGGCATCCCAGTGGCTCACTGTCGACACTGCACACGGAACATTTGTAACAGCACACAGGAGTCTCACGCTTCCTTAATCTGctgactgcagcaggcagctcttATCATCATCAGGACAGTAATTATCTGCTGTTCATTTCAAAGAACTGGTGCTGCACACCCACAAGACGCTGAGCAGGAAACACCCTCCCAAATGTTGTGTCCCCAGCTTACTGCTAGCAAGAAGCAACTCTGAGAGTACGGTGGTGGTGCATTCTGCAgagccacctctgctgctgtggctgcctccaCACACACTTTCTAGGACCTTTTCTGCATCAGCACTCGTTAGACTGGTCCCTTGGTTGATCCGGGTGACTAACCTCGCAGCGAGGTATCTGCCTTTTCTGGTTTAGGTTTCTGCCAAACACGTAAATTCAATCAGAGCGCAATTAAAGGACCAGAGGGAGACgtgggagaaaggaaagcaggaCTTTTCTCGTTTGGAGGTGGGGAGCTGCTAGACTAATTAACGCTAACTTGTATGCATGTCCTGTGTGTTTcctaattcttcattttttcttggTAGAAGTTTGGTTTAACAAACTTCTACGTTGAGTTCTAAACGATAACCAGTTTGGTCTCCTGTATCGACCCTTCATGGGAAGAATGTTTGGGTCAGTTTGATCTCACACATCATAAACTAAATCAGGCAGAAATAAGTCTGGTGCAGACCATGGTTATGAAGTGACACAGTTTTTCTTGCTTGcgtttcctttaaaaatattgcacTTCTAGTTAGCCAAAGCAACTTTATTGTGACAAATTACACAGTCGTGGCTGTATCACTTCGAATACACTTTCAGGTTCAGAGGAAAGCTTGTATTTCTTTCCTGCTAGGTGACTACACCACCAAATGCTTTCACAACCCAAAGTTTCCCTGAGCATCTGCAGAGATTTACACAGATAGCATGTATACACACACTTGAATTAATGTTTTGGGAGCTACAACCTCCCCCTCAATCGCCAGCCCACATCACAACTCCAGCCCTGCCTTAACCATTTCGCACGGAACTCAAGCATCTCGTGTTTACATAAGCGCAGGCACCCTGTGTTTTGCAACACGCCTCGCGCTGCAGGTGGAGCGCAGGACATCACCCCAGTTCTCCTGGCACGGAGCTGGAAGGTTTTGCCAGCCTGCCCGGTAGTGCCCCGGTGACACGCCTCTCCCTCACGGTGCCACCACCGCCGCACACACGGGTGATGTCCCCGGACAGCGATGTCCCTGCACTCGGACAGGGCAGCACTGATGGGCAGCGGAGAGCCCGGAGCGGACAGCCCTGCGGACACCCGCGCACGGGGCACGGGATGCACACGCATCACCGGCCACTCACGGGACAATCCCAAACAAAGTTCCTGCGCCCGGGACACGGACCCAAATCGGGGTCTCTCGCAGGCTCCTCCTCGCCCCGCGTCCACAGGCGGCCTGCCAGGACCGCACCCCGACCTCCCGCGGGGAAACCCAGCGGGGTCCCTGcgcgccgggcgggcgggggctgGCGGGGCGGCCGCAGCGGGGGCACTTCGCGGGCTGCCGGCCGGGACGGGCGGTGCCGATGCCCGCGGCATCCCGCCCGCCGGTTCGGCGAGCACACGTGGCCTGGCGCGGCGGCGCTGGCACAGGTGCGGCTCCGTGCGGGCGAAGCCATGCCCGGTCCCGGCCCCCGCGCAGCACGGCACGGCGGCGGCGGGGTCGCCCGTTCCCCCGGCGGGCGAGGAGCCCCGCCCGGAGCGCCAGCCCCGTCTCCCCCCGCCTTGCCTTACCCATGAGGATGGAGAGGATGAGGCGCAGCGCCTGCTCCGAGGAGCCCAGGGCCTCGGCCAGCCCCGCCAGGCTCCAGCCGGACCCCGCCACCGCCATCTTCGCCACCGGCCGCCCCGCCGGCCGGTCGCGCCCCGAACCCGGCAGCGGCACCAGCCACCGCGGCCCCCGCACCGCGCGCGGCCCCCTGCGCGCCCATTGGCTGCggcgcgcccggccccgccccgccgcgcctgCCATTGGGCAGCGgtggcagcggggcagggccctgcGCGCACTAAGGCAAAGGTTACCCGCGAGTGGGCGGTGACGCGAGCTGGC is drawn from Zonotrichia leucophrys gambelii isolate GWCS_2022_RI chromosome 1, RI_Zleu_2.0, whole genome shotgun sequence and contains these coding sequences:
- the LPCAT3 gene encoding LOW QUALITY PROTEIN: lysophospholipid acyltransferase 5 (The sequence of the model RefSeq protein was modified relative to this genomic sequence to represent the inferred CDS: deleted 1 base in 1 codon) — translated: MGAQGAARGAGAAVLVPLPGSGRDRPAGRPVAKMAVAGSGWSLAGLAEALGSSEQALRLILSILMGYPFALFQRYFLFQKETYLVHLYNVFTGLSIAYFNFGTQFFHSLICVLIQFLILRLMGRTITAVITTFLFQMTYLMAGYYFTATEHYDIKWTMPHCVLTLKLIGLAIDYYDGGKDPEFLTPEQRRFAVRGVPTLLEVSGFSYFYGAFMVGPQFSMTDYQKLARGEMTDVPGQRPNSFVPALKRLSLGLLFLVTYTLSSPYISDEYLTSDDYMEKPFWFRCGYILIWGKIILYKYVTCWLVTEGVCILVGLGYNGKDQNGKPLWNACANMKVWLYETTPLFTGTIASFNINTNAWVARYIFKRLKFLGNKLLSQALALFFLAIWHGLHSGYLVCFQMELLIVIVERQAMDLVRDSPALSTLASITVLRPIFYVLQQTNHWMFMGYSLVPFCLFTWDKWMKVYRSIYFFGHVLFFTLLLVLPYIRRSIVPRKEKLKRAE